TTTTCGCCGACTCGCACCTTCCGTTCACACACCGGTGGCGCTGCAGGTAGAAGATAACCTTGTGGTAGCTTCATCGTCCAGCGAGGACTCCGCAACTTCATCTTATGATGAGATGAAGCACTTGGACGCTTGGTAGCGAATCACAATGAAACCCGAAAATTGCTTTTATTAGGAGATACTGATGGAAGCCAGATCTAAGATTAGGAACGCGTCGGTTGCGCCGCGGAAAGCACGTTTAGTAGCCGATCTCGTCCGTAATCAATACGTTGAGGATGCGTTAAGTCAGCTGCGCTTTACGCATAAAGCCGCGTCCCCTATAATTTACAAGTTAATTCAGTCAGCAGCTGCGAATGCGCAATATCAAGATCCGAACATCGATATCACAAACCTATATGTTAAAGAGATTCGGGTTGATGAAGGGATTACGCGGAAATGGATACGTCCCCGGGCACGAGGTATGGCGAACAGAATCCTAAAACGGAGTAGCCATATTATTGTCGTCGTTGATGAGGAGAGTAGTGATAATGGTGAATAACGCCGCGCACTTACCAAACACCAACAACACTGCTTCTATGTTATGTCGCGAACGGGGAAGAGT
This portion of the Candidatus Poribacteria bacterium genome encodes:
- the rplV gene encoding 50S ribosomal protein L22 — protein: MEARSKIRNASVAPRKARLVADLVRNQYVEDALSQLRFTHKAASPIIYKLIQSAAANAQYQDPNIDITNLYVKEIRVDEGITRKWIRPRARGMANRILKRSSHIIVVVDEESSDNGE